TCTGTCGAAGATATGCGCCTGCGCATGTCGGACGGGCAAGTCGCCACCGGCAAGGACCTGAAGGGTATCCTCAGCCTGTCGCAAAAAGTGAAACAGAACCTGGAACCGATCATCCACCGCCTTGGCAACCAGCACGTTGTCGAACAGGCTGCCGCCGCCGATGCGTTCAATCCCGAAAAACGCACGCAGGCAACGGCGGATGCCGTCGCGCAGCGCCTTGACGCGGTATCCGAAGTGTATGAACGCGGCTGGAAAGGCCAGCTGCTGGAAAGCGGCAGCTTCGCCTTCAGCCGCACCGTCCGCGGCGTTGAGACGCGTCTTGAACTGACGGCAGAACAGCTGAATTCCCATGACGGCCAGCGCATCGCGAAAAGCGCGGAACTGTTCAGCGAATTCTTCAAGGGCGTGGGCGCGCTGCAGGGCGGCGAAAAAGACCTCGCGGTCACCGGACCCTATGACCTTTACACCAAGGTGATCGAGGCCGCGAAAAAAGGCCTCACCATCCAGCGTTACAAAGGCCTTGGTGAAATGAACCCCGAACAGCTGTGGGAAACCACGCTCGACCCCTCCATCCGCTCGCTCCTACAGGTGAAGGTCGATAAGGAAGACATGGCATCGGAAATCTTCTCGACCCTGATGGGCGATATCGTGGAACCACGCCGCGACTTCATCCAGGAACACGCGCTGGAAGTCACGAACCTCGACGCGTAAAAACGGCAGAGATCAAAAGAAAAGCCCCGAACCTCTCAAGGTCGGGGCTTTTTCTTGTAAATGACGTGAACGATTAAGCCGCTGATTTTTTCTTCTCCGCCGATACAGGCAATGCCTTCGCTTCGCCGCGCATGAAATGCTTGCGGCAGAGCGAGGTGTACATTTCATTGCCGCCGATCGCGATTTGCTGGCCTGCGGTCAGCATGTCGCCCTTGGGCGTCAGGCGGGCGGTCATGGTCGCTTTCTTGCCGCACCAGCAGATCGCCTTGATTTCCTCGATGTTGTCGGCAAGGCGCAGCAGCGCTTCCGATCCCGTGAACAGCTTGCCCATGAAATCGGTCTTCAGGCCATAGCACATGACGGGAATTTTCAGGTCGTCCACCACGCGGGCGCACTGGAAAACCTGTTCTTCGGACAAAAACTGCGATTCATCTACGAACAGTATATCGACGCGTTTGTCCTTGTGCATTTCTTCGACAAAGGCGAAGACATCTGTCGTCTTGTCAAAGGTATAGGCCGGGCAGTCGAGGCCCAGGCGCGACGAAATTTTCGCCGCGCCTGCGCGTGTGTCCAGCTGCGCGGTCATCGCAACCGGGTTCATGCCTCGTTCGAAGTAGTTGTATTGAGCCTGAAGAAGTTGCGTCGATTTGCCCGAATTCATGGCGGCATATTTGAAGTAGAGCGATGCCATCGACGGTCTCCCTTTAATAATTCGCTTCGGTGATATTTTTTTATTCGTTGGAAGTCTGGATACTATCCAACTTCGCTGAATCGCGCCAGAGACAAAAACACAGATTTCAAAAAACGAAATAATTTTGCGCGCGCGGCACAACGCGAGCCAAGCTTTTGACGAAACAGATTATTTATCGAGCGGCTTTTTATACGTCTTGAAAATCTGGAAACTGCTGCGGAGATCGGAGTATTCCGAGATCATCATGCCCGTGCGGCACATGTCGGTATAGGCGGCAAAACCGCCGCCGATTTTCGACGGCTGTATCGAATTGCGCGGCAGGTGGTTGACGATCACGGGCGCGCCGGTTTTCTCGTCGCGTTTCAGTTTTGCATTCAGCACATCCTCGAACGGGATGATCGAGGTGCCAAGGCCGTCGGCGACCGCATTGCCCAGCACCAGCGCCAGATACAGCTGATCGTTGAACATCAACAGGTTGCCGCCGGTCGAATTCGTGTAATTGCCCATTTTCGGCACATCGGTTGCGCGCATCACGACGCCGCGATAGCTCCAGTTTGCGCCGTGGTCAATCGATGCCAGCATAATGATGCGGTCGGGCAGGCTGGACGCGGTCGTGAAGGCCGACAGCGTCATGAACAATGTCTTTTGTTTTGCCACGTAAACGACGCTGGGGCGCGCGTAAAACACGACATCCGCCAGCTCAGGGCTGATTTCCGACAGCCGGTGTTCGGCCAGGCTGGCAAACGGGTCGGGCGGCCATTGGGTATTGGGGGCGAAGACCCATTTTTCCTCGCTCCAGTTGCTGTCGGGGCGGCTCGCGGTTTTGCTGACGATCATGCTGTAATAGCGCGCGGTTTTTTCGTCGCCGTTCCAGAAATAGCGGTAAGCGAACAATTTCCATTCGCGGCCGGGATCGTCGGGGTCATAAACGATCGCGGGCGTTTCATAGCGCCACACGCCCCTGTTCAACGGCGGGTCACCCTTGAACATGCCGGGCACATCCGCGTCTTCCTTGGCGGCGAAGCCCGCGCCGGAAATCGTCATCCAGCTGCGGCAGGGGGCGGTTGCGCGCTCCAGATTGATTTCCGCCGATAATTGCGGCGCGCCGTTGATGTTGATCAGGCTGGTCGTGGTATGCGCCATGACCGCGATCTTGCCGTCGGACGCCACGCTGGGATCCAGCATGCCGCGCGTGTTCTGCGCAAGGCCTGGGAACGCGATCGGTTCCACCTTGTCGGAGGCTATGCCCAGCGTCAGGAAGAAGTGCAGGCTGTACGGCACCGCGAACAGGAAGAATGCCGATCCCATGATGACCACGGCCTTATAGGCCCAAGGCAGCATGGAAAAAATCTCTGTCAGCGACTTGCCGTAAATTTTCATCTTGCCCTGCCCCTAACGTGGAATGGTTTTAAGCCGCGGCGGGCAGATCCATTTCAAGGATCGCCATGTTGAAGTCATAGGAAATATCGCCTTCGTCATCGTCGCGGTAGATCGTGCCGATGAATTCGCCGGCCAGCGTCACTTCCAGCGAATCTTTCGCTTCCTTGCGCGCGGCAACCGCCAGCTGCTTGTTGCCGAATTTTTCCTGCAGGTATTTTTGCAGGCGTGCGATTTCAGATTTTTCCATGGATGCCTCGTTGTGCGCGGTTATTTTTCCTGCCGTATTCTAGCCGTATCTGACCCCGAATTAAATAAGCTGTTGTGACTCCAAGATACTTGCTATAAATTATGTTAAAAGAACGCGGATTTATTGACATAACCATTCAAAATCGCTAGCTTTCGGGGAAAGGAAATCACTGCCCCATGACCACAACGCCCGCAACAACGGATAAAGACGACGCCAGCAACCTTGGCGCGCTTTATGATGCCGTGCGCACGGGCGATGGTGCTGCGTTTCATGCGCGCTTCACGCAGCTGTCTGCGCCGCCCCTGCTGCCCATCCTGCTGGCGACCATCGATCATTGCCAGCCTGCGATTGCCGCCTTCGTCATGTCGCAGGCGAAGAAAAAAATGCCCGCCGAAGAATGGGCAGATGCCGCATCGCGCGCGATGGAACACGCGATCAATTCCGGCCAGAAAGAAATCCTGAAACACCTGCTCGATCAGGGCGCGCCCGCCGATGCGCGTTTCGCGTGGGTCGCGGCGGCGAAACATGACCGCGTCGACATGCTGGAACAGCTGGCGGAAAAAGCGCCTGTACAAAACATGAATATCGAAGGCGGCCGCGCGAAAGAAGCGTTCAACGCCGCCGTTGCCGCCGGAAAATTCAACAGCGCCGAATGGCTTGCCGGCCACGCAAGATCGCATATGGATGCAAAAGACATGCAAAAGGCCGCATCCGCCGCAATGGCCGCGCAGGATGGGAAAGCCGCGATGTGGCTGATCCGCAAGGCCGAAGAAAAACTGAAACCCGGCGATGACGCGCTGCGCCGCATTTACAATACGCTGATGAACGACGCCATCCATGCCGAATTCCTGCCCGGCATCGATTACCTCTACGGCAAGGCGCAAAATACCTATGCGACTGCGCTTGTCGCAACCGCGCATGGCGACCGCATCAACAGCTTCACGCATATCATGGGCATGGCGGCAAAGGCGGGTGTGACGATTGAAAAAACAGACCTGCACACCACGCTGATGATCGCAGCCGACAACGGATCGCAGCAGGTCACGCGCGCGCTGGTGGAATCGGGGGTCGACATCAGCGTCCACAACCAGGGCGCTTTGCGCAAGGCGGTCGATAATTATACCCGCGACGGTTTTGCGCCGATCCGGTTCATGCTGGAAAGCGGCGCGGACCCCCTCTATGCGCTGTCGCGCGCGGCGGAAAAATTCCCGAACGACGCAGACCTGCAAAGGCAAATCGGGCAGCTGGCCGACCATCTGGCGGCCGAGGCTGTGACCAATTTCTCCTTTGTCGATTTCGCGCCGGAAAACCTGCGCCGCACCCATCCGCAGCTCGGCATGACCCCGCTGCATTACGCGGCGGAAAAACGCCTGTTCGCGGGCGTGATGGAAAAGGCGGGCGCGCAGCTGACAACGGAAGATTACCTGTCGCCCAACAAGCATGGCGACACGCTGGTATCCGTGCTGGAACGCCAGGGCCAGCTGGCCGGCATCCTGAAACCGTCCCTGTGGGTCGGGCAGCGCGAAAAAGCGGTTGCCGTGCTGCAGCAAGCCAGCGACAAGTTCCGCAAGGATTTCGACAGCGAAACTTTCCTGCGCGAAGTCGGTATGCTGACGCTGCGT
This sequence is a window from Alphaproteobacteria bacterium. Protein-coding genes within it:
- a CDS encoding thymidine kinase translates to MASLYFKYAAMNSGKSTQLLQAQYNYFERGMNPVAMTAQLDTRAGAAKISSRLGLDCPAYTFDKTTDVFAFVEEMHKDKRVDILFVDESQFLSEEQVFQCARVVDDLKIPVMCYGLKTDFMGKLFTGSEALLRLADNIEEIKAICWCGKKATMTARLTPKGDMLTAGQQIAIGGNEMYTSLCRKHFMRGEAKALPVSAEKKKSAA
- a CDS encoding DUF3126 family protein codes for the protein MEKSEIARLQKYLQEKFGNKQLAVAARKEAKDSLEVTLAGEFIGTIYRDDDEGDISYDFNMAILEMDLPAAA